ACAGAAGATCTATGTGACTTACTAGGATTGGTGAGTGTAAAGGAGAGCAACATGTTTAATCATTTAGAGGCATCAGAAAAGCTATATCCTCTTGTGCAGCAGGTAGAAAGCCGAATAGAGGGTAGGCTAAAGGAAATTGGTAAGATTGTAGAGCAAAATCAGTGGAGAGTGTTAGACGCCTATCACAAGCATGAGGTGGGGGATCATCATTTTACTCCTTCGACGGGCTATGGCTATGATGATTTAGGTCGTGAAACATTGGAGAAAGTGTATGCTCATGTGTTTGGAACAGAAGCAGCTATTGTGAGACAGCAAATCATTTCAGGTACACATGCTATTGCTACATGCTTATTCGGTTTACTACGACCTGAAGACGAATTGATATACATCACAGGAAAGCCTTATGACACTTTAGACAAAGTAATTGGTGATCCAACAAATCCTATAAGTGTACCAGGCTCCCTAGCGGAGTTTGGTGTGAAGTACAAAATTGTTGAGCTTTTGGATACGGGGCAAGTGGACAAAGCTGGTGTTGTCCAAGCGATGACAAGTAAAACAAAAGTGATTGGAATTCAACGTTCTAAGGGATATGCCAATCGTCCTTCCTTTACTGTAGCTGAAATTGCTGAGCTGGTGAAGTTGGTTAAGGAAGTGAATCCTAACGTAATCGTGTTCGTGGACAACTGCTACGGAGAGTTTGTGGAGCTAGAGGAGCCTACTCATGTAGGAGCAGATATTATGGCTGGCTCTTTGATTAAAAATCCAGGCGGCGGCCTTGTTAAGTCTGGTGGATATATTGTTGGGCGAAAGGAGCTAATCGAATTAGCTGGTACTCGTCTAGCGGCTCCTGGTATTGGTTTGGAAGGCGGAGCAAGCCTGTACTCATTACTGGAGATGTATCAAGGTTTGTTTTTGGCTCCTCATGTTGTAGGTGAGGCGTTAAAAGGTGCTGTCTTTTCATCAGCCTTGTTAACAGAGCTTGGCTTTAATACAACACCAAAATGGGATGAGCCTAGAACAGATCTTATTCAAGCGATTCAATTCGATCAGGCGGAAGCTTTGATTGCTTTTTGCCAAGGAGTCCAAAAGGCTGCACCAATTAACTCCTATGTTACACCGTATCCAAGTGCTATGCCAGGCTATGAGGATGAAGTGATCATGGCTGCTGGAACATTTATTCAGGGAGCGAGTATTGAGTTTTCGGCAGATGGTCCATTAAGACCGCCTTATCTTGGTTTTGTTCAGGGAGGACTAACGTTTGAGCATGTTAAGATTGGAGTTCTTACAGCTTTAAATGAATTAAATAAAAAAGGTCTGTTACTTTTTAAGTAATTTTAAGGGTAATGCTGTATGAAGTATATGAAGTATATTTACTAACAAGGCTACATTATTCATCAAACCAAAGTGACTGTCATTTCTACAAAATAAATAGCAAATATACAGCAAAAGTTGGGCACTGCTCGGCTTTTTTTGTTGTGTCAGATATACTGCCAAAATAGTGTGTAAGGTTTTCTGACATTCCCTTGACAACTTTTATTCCATTCCATACAATAGGGAGTAGAAAGACATGAAATACAACGGTTTGCTCCATTGGATAAGTCGTTTTAGAAAGGAGCTGTACGTTCATGGGGAATGAAATTCGTCGCAACATGTCACTTTTTCCAATGAGTATTGTGATGAAGCTTACGGATCTAACAGCTAGACAGATTCGATATTACGAGCAGCATCAGCTTATTACCCCGGAGAGAAGTGAAGGGAAGCAGAGAATTTTCTCCTTAAACGACATTGATCGTTTACTAGAGATAAAAGACCTTATCGAGCAAGGCGTGAATCTCGCTGGAATTAAAGCCATTTACCAGCTGAAGAGTGATCAAGAAGCACAAGCAGTGGAAGAAGTAATAGCGAAAGAAGAGGTCTCAGCAGTTAACCGTGATCTTACGGACAAAGAGCTTCGTGATCTTTTAAAAGCAGAGCTTTTTTCAGGTCAAACACGTGATCGAATCTCTCTGATTCAAGGGGAGTTATCGAGGTTTTTCCATTAAGCATTCTTTGTTTGACTCTTTACGAAATTTTAGGATTTATGCTAGCTGATAAGGGAAAAGATAGGTTTGTAGGGAATTGGGTTCAATTAATTTTTATATACATTTTAGAAAACTATAATTCTTGAGGAGGAACTGTACTGTGGCCAAAACGTTTACTAAAGAAGACATTATGAAGTTAGCAAAGGAAGAGGATGTTCGTTACATTCGTTTACAATTCTCTGATTTACTAGGAACGATTAAAAACGTAGAAATTCCTGTAAGTCAGTTAGAAAAAGCGCTTGATAACAAAATGATGTTTGACGGCTCTTCTATCGAAGGATTTGTTCGTATTGAAGAATCTGACATGTACCTATATCCTGAACTAGATACTTGGGTTGTATTTCCTTGGACTGGTGAAGAAGGTAAAGTTGCTCGTTTAATCTGTGACGTATATAGCCCGGACGGAACTCCATTCCCTGGAGACCCACGCGGTGTTCTAAAGAAAGTTTTAAAAGAAGCTGAAGATTTAGGATTCACTTCTATGAACGTTGGTCCAGAGCCTGAGTTTTTCCTATTCAAGCTTGATCAGAAGGGTGAGCCAACTCTAGAAGTTAATGATAAAGGTGGATACTTCGACTTCGCACCACTTGATCTAGGTGAAAACTGTCGTCGAGATATCGTTATCACTCTTGAGCAAATGGGCTTTGAAATTGAAGCTTCTCACCATGAGGTTGCTCCTGGTCAGCACGAAATTGATTTCAAATATGCTAATGCTATTGAAGCAGCAGATAATATTCAAACGTTTAAGCTAGTTGTTAAAACAATCGCTAGTAAATACGGCTTACACGCTACATTTATGCCAAAGCCATTATACGGAGTGAATGGTTCTGGAATGCACTGTCACCAATCTCTATTCAAAGGAAAAGAGAATGCGTTCTTCGATGATACTGATGAGCTTGGCCTAAGTGAAACAGCAAAGCACTACCTTGCTGGTATCCTAAAGCATGCTAGATCTTTTGCTGCTATCACGAATCCAACAGTTAACTCTTATAAGCGTCTAGTACCTGGTTATGAAGCACCTTGCTACGTAGCATGGTCTGCTAAAAACAGAAGTCCACTTGTACGTGTTCCTGCTTCTCGCGGATTAAGCACTCGTATTGAGCTTCGTAACCCAGATCCTGCAGCTAACCCATACCTAGCTTTAGCGGTTATGCTTGCAGCTGGATTAGATGGAATCAAGAACAAGCTTGAGCTTGCTCCTCCAACAAACCGTAACATCTACATCATGAACGAAGAGGATCGCAATGAAGCTGGAATCCAAAGCTTACCTTCCACACTTAAGGAAGCTATTGATGAGCTTAAGAAGAGTGAGGTTATCATCAACTCTCTAGGTGATCACGCTGTGACTCACTTTATCGAAGCTAAGGAAATTGAGTGGGATATGTTCCGCACGCAAGTGCATCCATGGG
This portion of the Bacillus horti genome encodes:
- the glnA gene encoding type I glutamate--ammonia ligase, producing the protein MKLAKEEDVRYIRLQFSDLLGTIKNVEIPVSQLEKALDNKMMFDGSSIEGFVRIEESDMYLYPELDTWVVFPWTGEEGKVARLICDVYSPDGTPFPGDPRGVLKKVLKEAEDLGFTSMNVGPEPEFFLFKLDQKGEPTLEVNDKGGYFDFAPLDLGENCRRDIVITLEQMGFEIEASHHEVAPGQHEIDFKYANAIEAADNIQTFKLVVKTIASKYGLHATFMPKPLYGVNGSGMHCHQSLFKGKENAFFDDTDELGLSETAKHYLAGILKHARSFAAITNPTVNSYKRLVPGYEAPCYVAWSAKNRSPLVRVPASRGLSTRIELRNPDPAANPYLALAVMLAAGLDGIKNKLELAPPTNRNIYIMNEEDRNEAGIQSLPSTLKEAIDELKKSEVIINSLGDHAVTHFIEAKEIEWDMFRTQVHPWERDQYISMY
- a CDS encoding MerR family transcriptional regulator; this translates as MGNEIRRNMSLFPMSIVMKLTDLTARQIRYYEQHQLITPERSEGKQRIFSLNDIDRLLEIKDLIEQGVNLAGIKAIYQLKSDQEAQAVEEVIAKEEVSAVNRDLTDKELRDLLKAELFSGQTRDRISLIQGELSRFFH
- a CDS encoding aminotransferase class I/II-fold pyridoxal phosphate-dependent enzyme, which translates into the protein MFNHLEASEKLYPLVQQVESRIEGRLKEIGKIVEQNQWRVLDAYHKHEVGDHHFTPSTGYGYDDLGRETLEKVYAHVFGTEAAIVRQQIISGTHAIATCLFGLLRPEDELIYITGKPYDTLDKVIGDPTNPISVPGSLAEFGVKYKIVELLDTGQVDKAGVVQAMTSKTKVIGIQRSKGYANRPSFTVAEIAELVKLVKEVNPNVIVFVDNCYGEFVELEEPTHVGADIMAGSLIKNPGGGLVKSGGYIVGRKELIELAGTRLAAPGIGLEGGASLYSLLEMYQGLFLAPHVVGEALKGAVFSSALLTELGFNTTPKWDEPRTDLIQAIQFDQAEALIAFCQGVQKAAPINSYVTPYPSAMPGYEDEVIMAAGTFIQGASIEFSADGPLRPPYLGFVQGGLTFEHVKIGVLTALNELNKKGLLLFK